One window of the Magnolia sinica isolate HGM2019 chromosome 19, MsV1, whole genome shotgun sequence genome contains the following:
- the LOC131234509 gene encoding uncharacterized protein LOC131234509, with amino-acid sequence MAGAGLLFGHNEDPFYNPMKSRWNYQSHQLHRSNGKNVIPVDSSLESRAESDEQPSTERAPSSNLDRFLESTTPSVPAQYLSKTRMRGWWTCDVEFRPYFTLGDLWESFKEWSAYGAGVPLVLNGCDSVVQYYVPYLSSIQIYAESAGRGLMSRQPAEDSDGDYYRDSSSDGSSDSELEGGFKYTREWLNHYHPASEVACRMDTLSLREKHVAIQEGFSSDEGCAGNSQSHLLFEFLERDPPYSREPLADKISDLSSRFPELKTLRSCDLLSASWISVAWYPIYRIPMGPTLRDLDACFLTFHSLSMPTRGTSSAPAPIITYSNGNDHAPKISLPIFGLASYKFKGSMWTPNGGCERQPANSLLQAADNWLRQLKVDHPDFQFFASHGTFHR; translated from the exons ATGGCAGGGGCAGGATTACTATTCGGCCACAACGAAGATCCTTTTTACAATCCAATGAAATCCCGGTGGAATTATCAGAGCCATCAGCTGCATAGATCGAACGGCAAGAACGTAATTCCGGTCGATTCCAGCCTCGAAAGCCGAGCAGAATCCGACGAGCAGCCATCGACGGAGAGAGCTCCTTCCAGCAACCTCGACCGGTTCTTGGAGTCGACGACACCGTCCGTCCCCGCGCAGTATCTTTCTAAG ACGAGGATGCGAGGGTGGTGGACTTGCGACGTCGAATTCCGGCCCTACTTCACATTGGGCGATCTTTGGGAGTCGTTCAAGGAGTGGAGCGCGTACGGGGCGGGGGTCCCGCTTGTGTTGAACGGCTGTGATTCCGTGGTCCAGTACTACGTGCCATATCTATCGAGCATACAGATTTACGCTGAATCGGCGGGGCGTGGCCTCATGTCCAG GCAACCTGCTGAGGACAGCGATGGCGACTATTACAGGGATTCAAGTAGTGATGGAAGCAGTGATTCTGAGCTTGAAGGAGGGTTCAAATATACAAGGGAGTGGTTGAACCATTATCATCCTGCAAGTGAGGTTGCCTGTAGAATGGACACACTGTCTTTGCGAGAGAAGCATGTTGCTATCCAAGAAGGCTTTTCTAGTGACGAAGGTTGCGCTGGAAATTCTCAAAGTCACCTGCTCTTTGAGTTTCTTGAACGGGACCCGCCTTACAGCCGTGAGCCTCTAGCTGACAAG ATTTCAGATCTTTCAAGTCGCTTTCCTGAATTGAAGACACTAAGGAGTTGTGACTTGTTGTCAGCCAGTTGGATCTCTGTGGCATG GTATCCAATATACAGAATACCAATGGGGCCCACACTACGAGATCTTGATGCTTGCTTTTTGACCTTCCATTCTCTTTCTATGCCTACGAGAG GTACGAGCAGTGCTCCAGCTCCCATCATCACCTATTCCAATGGGAATGACCATGCTCCAAAGATCTCTCTCCCCATTTTCGGCCTAGCCTCGTACAAATTCAAAGGATCAATGTGGACTCCAAATGGAGGATGTGAGCGACAACCAGCAAACTCCCTTTTGCAGGCTGCAGACAATTGGCTAAGACAACTTAAGGTTGATCACCCGGATTTCCAGTTCTTCGCATCGCATGGTACATTCCACAGGTGA